One region of Equus caballus isolate H_3958 breed thoroughbred chromosome 23, TB-T2T, whole genome shotgun sequence genomic DNA includes:
- the LOC138920319 gene encoding spermatogenesis-associated protein 31D4-like — protein MEFSHWNVLSFLNSPIELCLSICSAFLDTDPNLTFLCGLWLLLLFLCYLVGIPSLSTFWKTKAFQKRKGTAKRRRKGGTSGGWRRYKKETEDIRKLISILKSPSGQHHDTTRVRQLLCPDPSCEVCNSITAEVNRLLFLEDLEDDTLSVSSLASTASVTESSFTLSSAFSEVPPGGLTPAPPPEPSPPPPSILSPNPMTPLAEFHSPSPMGHSMSSEPFPSSDSEFPVDHSPPQPLAFPPLPPHGTQTVDPVLQPEATLSVHTIFSLDSTLSQDVNLLPNVSQTMDPTDSLTCHHTPPTLSVSPPRDSALAVTQSDSLSTLLKPVLENSSPDSPGGLSTCVPPIKGTDPSSLSVSEFSSWKAHAKDLFPSTLAQCDFKQEFLALHSSEGFLRGDPANNLVEPGNLPFLSPDVLALLERQVQKRTDFLMRGSFPKELRPDYQLNSSEKMLESIADKHDSAFSLPLWNSKGKPKELLVHQQPPYPKASEDHLQQKHVQLFWGLPSMHSESLAPADHVSGDCSSIFIFTTIFNASTAEESPVLSHPLPLSLPEMQPQALPQTLPQSQPLPLTQVQPQAHLLSPLPILPSGPLPETQISGVCFHRPQNESESVISSEIQQLERNVLQKQQESLWGLPSVVQRSREDFRPSAPSSPYLQASQAHVSTSIFPGEFPLSDELRKKLDHHLRKRLIQHRWGLPRRIHESLSLMMPLRDFSEIPESEHNHGHSCVSLNKNLNGGLSHPGSFCERGSEMLQLEKDVGKDQGHSSENGPKAHLLSDPESSSDNDLDCDSEKDLTSHMASLSGKNSRASSASLDQKQFKNVLEVQLSKKFEEINEGQLPGTVHSSWHAIKQSLQIPVKSHTQITQRILPPSVGGDYYLNTFQELPFIDSSARQTLEAHIRSFRMRMLWGLPRRVLESIEIFTLKGAASEALSHSYLPSSANLISEVDSKSGGLEPLRGSSKPVHQDKSRPTNSAPVLDCSYPATSPMGREGQGTFRQSPSGMNKELAEDVQRIKGARQTLLPVTHSITGKASQRLSPLWNRYPPNLPARQAEARHEPKGKSVSTRGGVETRQGKKTDKSEPSAASREIFRAKELNALQSKTGNILTTSKPGNSQMMTKVETTGTTERPPPKRPVPQDPKSSGLKEQLFGELKFKLEKRNQSQVQGQPTDRSLASESLTYKAPLTHAQGVSTGDMRASQVPRAHLEDRVISVEQQQEPWVPKEVLRRGQDKDFPPAAKTASPLGPKAEELGGGDAGLGTSQHRRKIFFTQNKALEEMVGNKSSQTPSQKGQPPPESLFSKKMNRILQWLHPGTKGKSQENSQEKGSPVSSAQSRGPVKKRAALTRTTTAQKTMMVPGKFPEEKPGRWHATDVTCPQEPLPSPRKFGKTQRKAEVLARADPIQGHPSNYRAPTCKVTKKPCHQEAVFAGQSDPANSRRIRDEDGHPQKAVAFRNQLADQWYPSSVPRREHGPHPSPTCRSQASQGPAATLTTAQGTVFRDLSLLCHQKMLLQHFQRGKLPAPK, from the exons ATGGAGTTCAGCCattggaatgttctctcatttctgaatagccctATTGAGTTGTGTCTGAGCATCTGCTCAGCATTCTTAGATACTGACCCCAACCTCACCTTCctgtgtgggttgtggttgctccttctgttcctgtgctacctggtggggattccatctttatcaaccttctggaaaaccaaagcTTTCCAAAAG cgtaagggcacagccaagaggagaaggaaaggtggAACATCGGGAG GTTGGAGACGTTacaagaaggaaacagaggacatAAGGAAGCTGATTTCCATTCTGAAAAG CCCCTCGGGCCAGCATCACGATACCACCCGCGTTCGTCAACTGTTatgtccagacccctcctgtgaggtgtgtaatagcataACTGCGGAggtcaatcggctgctgttcctggaggacctggaagatgatactctctctgtgtcctctttggcttccacagcttctgtgACTGAGTcctcattcactctgtcctctgccttctcagaagtccctccaggaggcctaacaccagcccctccacctgagccttccccaccgcccccctccatTCTttcacctaacccaatgacacccttagctgagtTTCACTCACCCTCACCAATGGGTCACTCTATGTCATCAGAGCCTTTTCCTTCCTCGGATTCCGAATTCCCAGTggaccattccccaccccaaccccttgcctttccccctctgccaccacatGGCACTCAGACAGTGGATCCtgttctccaaccagaggccactttGTCTGTGCATACCATCTTCTCTCTTGACTCAACCCTTTCCCAAGATGTCAACCTCTTACCAAATGTGTCCCAGACAATGGATCCCACTGATTCATTGActtgtcatcacacaccaccaaCCCTGTCTGTTTCACCACCACGAGACAGTGCTTTAGCTGTGACTCAATCTGATTCACTTTCCACCTTATTGAAGCCCGTGCtggagaactcatctccagatagccctggtgggttgtctaCTTGTGTCCCACCAATCAAAGGCACTGACCCTTCAAGCCTCTCGGTTTCAGAATTCTCCTCGTGGAAAGCTCATGCCAAAGACTTGTTCCCTTCCACTTTGGCACAATGTGATTTCAAACaagagtttcttgccctccacTCTTCAGAGGGCTTTTTGAGGGGAGACCCTGCCAACAACCTTGTGGAACCTGGTAACCTCCCATTTCTCAGCCCTGATGTCCTGGCACTCTTGGAGAGACAAGTCCAAAAGAGGACTGATTTTCTGATGAGGGGTTCTTTTCCAAAAGAACTTAGGCCAGACTACCAATTAAATTCTTCAGAGAAAATGTTGGAGTCAATTGCTGATAAGcatgactcagcattctccctgcCTTTATGGAACAGCAAAGGGAAACCAAAGGAGCTGCTTGTGCACcagcagcccccatatcctaagGCCTCAGAGGACCATTTACAACAAAAACATGtccagctcttctggggtctcccatctaTGCACAGCGAGTCCTTGGCCCCTGCTGACCATGTCTCAGGTGACTGTTCCTCTATATTCATTTTCACTACAATATTTAATGCCTCCACAGCTGAAGAATCCCCAGTACTTTCCCATCCTCTACCTTTGTCCTTGCCTGAGATGCAGCCTCAagccttgcctcaaaccctgccccaatcccagcccctacctctcactcaggtccaACCCCAGGCCCACCTTCTGTCCCCACTCCCcatcctaccatctggtcctctacctgAGACCCAGATCTCTGGAGTATGTTTCCATAGACCCCAGAATGAATCAGAGTCTGTCatctcatctgaaattcaacaactggagCGGAatgtgttgcagaagcaacaggaaagtttgtggggtttaCCCTCCGTTGTCCAAAGATCTAGGGAAGACTTTCGTCCTTCAGCTCCCAGTTCTCCTTACctccaggcctcccaggcccatgttTCAACCTCTATCTTTCCTggagagtttcctctcagtgatgagcttcGGAAGAAACTAGACCAccaccttcgaaagaggctcatccaacaccgctggggcctgccccgcaggatccaTGAGtctctgtcactgatgatgcctctaAGAGATTTTTCAGAGATTCCTGAGTCAGAGCACAATCATGGACACTCATGTGTCTCTCTGAACAAAAATCTAAATGGTGGACTGAGCCATCCTGGAAGCTTCTGTGAGAGGGGCTCAGAAATGCTTCAGCTAGAGAAGGATGTGGGGAAGGATCAGGGACATAGCtcagagaacggcccaaaagctcatctgttgagtgacccagagagctcttcagataatgATCTGGACtgtgactctgagaaagacctaactAGTCACATGGCgagtctgtcagggaaaaattcaagggcctCAAGTGCgagtctagatcagaaacaatttaaaaatgtcctAGAAGTACAgttgagcaagaagtttgaggaaatcaatGAGGGTCAGCTCCCTGGGACTGTGCATAGTTCATGGCATGCTATCAAGCAATCACTGCAGATTCCTGTGAAATCCCAcacccaaataacacagaggatTTTGCCACCATCAGTGGGTGGGGACTACTacctgaataccttccaggaacttcccttcattgattccagtgcacgACAGACGCTGGAAGCTCATATTAGAAGCTTTCGTatgaggatgctgtggggccttccccgcagggtccttgaatccatagAGATCTTTACTTTGAAAGGTGCAGCATCCGAGGCCTTGTCCCATTCCTACCTTCCCTCCTCAGCCAACCTGATTTCTGAGGTGGACTCCAAATCTGGGGGCCTTGAGCCCCTTAGAGGAAGCTCTAAACCTGTTCATCAAGACAAATCAAGACCAACAAATTCAGCTCCTGTCCTGGATTGTTCTTACCCTGCCACCTCACctatgggcagggaaggacaGGGGACCTttagacaatcaccctctggtatgaACAAAGAGCTTGCAGAGGATGTTCAGCGAATTAAGGGTGCCAGACAGACTCTTCTGCCTGTCACACACAGCATCACAGGGAAAGCCAGTCAGAGACTTTCTCCCCTATGGAACAGATACCCCCCAAatctgcctgcaaggcaagctgagGCCAGACATGAGCCAAAGGGGAAGAGTGTGAGTACCAGGGGTGGAGTAGAAACAAGACAGGGCAAAAAGACAGATAAGTCTGAACCTTCAGCTGCATCCAGGGagatattcagggccaaggagctcaatgcTCTTCAGTCAAAAACTGGCAACAtcttgacaaccagcaagccaggaaacTCCCAAATGATGACTAAAGTAGAAACTACCGGGACCACTGAAAGGCCTCCACCAAAAAGACCAGTTCCACAAGATCCCAAATCATCAGGCCTTAAAGAACAGCTGTTTGGTGAATTAAAGTttaaactagagaagaggaatcagagccaggtccaaggccaacccACTGATAGGTCCcttgcctcagagagcttgacttacaaggcgCCACTGACTCATGCCCAGGGTGTCTCCACTGGGGACATGAGAGCTTCCCAGGTACCGCGTGCCCATTTGGAGGACAGAGTCATCAGCgtggagcagcagcaggagccttgggtccctaaggAAGTTTTAAGGAGGGGCCAGGATAAGgatttcccaccagctgcaaagacagcGAGCCCTCTGGGTCCCAAGgcagaagagcttggtggaggggacgCAGGGCTGGGGACATCCCAACATAGAAGGAAGATCTTCTTTACTCAGAACAAGGCATTAGAGGAGATGGTCGGGAACAAGTCTTCCCAGACCCCATCACAGAAGggacagcctcctcctgaaagcctcttcagcaaaaagatgaaCCGCATTTTGCAATGGCTTCatcctgggacaaaaggcaaaagccaagaaaattcccaggaaaagggcagccccgTGTCATCGGCACAGAGCAGGGGCCCAGTTAAAAAGAGAGCTGCCCTTACTAGGACGACCACAGCTCAGAAGACCATGATGGTTCCTGGGAAGTTCCCAGAGGAGAAACCGGGGCGTTGGCATGCAACAGATGTCACctgccctcaagagccccttccttccccaaggaagttTGGGAAAACTCAGCGGAAGGCAGAAGTGCTGGCTCGGGCAGATCCCATCCAGGgacatccttccaactacagggctcccacCTGTAAAGTCACAAAAAAGCCCTGTCACCAAGAagctgtctttgctggccagagtGATCCTGCAAATAGTAGACGGATCCGAGATGAGGACGGACACCCCCAGAAAGCTGTGGCCTTTAGGAACCAGCTAGCAGATCAGTGGTATCCCtcatctgtgccccgcagggaacATGGGCCCCATCCAAGCCCCACCTGCAGGAGCCAAGCCAGCCAGGGCCCTGCagccactctcaccactgctcAAGGCACGGTGTTCAGAGACCTGTCTCTGCTATGTCACCAGAAGATGCTTCTCCAGCATTTCCAGAGAGGAAAACTTCCTGCCCCCAAATAA